Proteins encoded within one genomic window of Streptomyces kaniharaensis:
- a CDS encoding IS30 family transposase produces the protein MQQGYTNTEACRIVGIARRTGQKWRHGRGAEQRQKAAPPIRMVVPPSGVSRYLSEDERIHIADRLREKATVRAIAAELGRSPSTISREIRRNRTEGTRGQWHYRPHAAQARADARRPRPKARKITENPELHAAVQAMLDEQWSPEQICHALRRQFPDRPEMHVVHETVYQALYVQGRGELRRELAGALRSGRARRRPQRQANCRRSRFTDPMVMISERPAEAEDRAVPGHWEGDLILGKEHKSTIGTLVERSTRYVMLLHLPGDHTAETVRDALVATARTLPVQLKRSLTWDQGSEMARHAEFSLATDIPVYFCDPASPWQRGSNENTNGLLRQYFPKGTDLSVHTPEHLAAVADQLNRRPRKTLGWETPAERLAKLLAA, from the coding sequence ATGCAGCAGGGCTACACGAACACCGAGGCGTGCCGGATCGTCGGCATCGCCCGCCGGACCGGCCAGAAGTGGCGTCACGGCCGCGGAGCCGAGCAGCGGCAGAAGGCGGCACCACCGATTCGCATGGTGGTGCCGCCTTCCGGTGTCTCCCGGTATCTGAGCGAGGACGAGCGGATCCACATCGCCGACCGGCTGCGGGAGAAGGCCACCGTGCGGGCCATCGCCGCGGAGCTGGGCCGCAGTCCGTCCACCATCAGCCGGGAGATCCGCCGCAACCGCACCGAGGGCACTCGCGGGCAGTGGCACTACCGTCCGCACGCCGCCCAGGCCAGGGCGGACGCTCGCCGGCCCCGCCCCAAGGCCCGCAAGATCACCGAGAACCCCGAGCTGCACGCCGCCGTCCAGGCGATGCTGGACGAGCAGTGGAGCCCGGAGCAGATCTGCCACGCTCTACGTCGACAGTTCCCCGACCGGCCGGAGATGCACGTGGTCCACGAGACCGTCTACCAGGCGCTCTACGTCCAGGGCCGCGGCGAGCTGCGGCGCGAGCTCGCCGGTGCCCTGCGCTCAGGCCGGGCCCGCCGCAGGCCCCAGCGGCAGGCCAACTGCCGGCGTTCCCGCTTCACCGACCCGATGGTCATGATCAGCGAGCGCCCCGCCGAGGCCGAGGACCGGGCCGTCCCCGGCCACTGGGAGGGCGATCTGATCCTCGGCAAGGAGCACAAGTCCACGATCGGCACCCTGGTCGAGCGTTCGACCCGCTACGTGATGCTGCTGCACCTGCCCGGCGACCACACCGCCGAGACCGTCCGCGACGCCCTAGTGGCCACCGCCCGGACACTCCCGGTCCAGCTGAAGCGGTCCCTGACCTGGGACCAGGGCAGCGAGATGGCCAGGCACGCGGAGTTCAGCCTGGCCACCGACATCCCGGTCTACTTCTGCGACCCGGCCAGTCCCTGGCAGCGCGGCTCCAACGAGAACACGAACGGCCTGCTGCGGCAGTACTTCCCCAAGGGCACCGACCTGTCGGTCCACACGCCCGAGCACCTGGCCGCCGTCGCCGACCAGCTCAACCGCCGCCCACGCAAAACGCTCGGCTGGGAAACCCCAGCCGAGCGTCTGGCTAAACTCCTCGCGGCCTAG
- a CDS encoding transposase: protein MPNGSLTENGGLVLVAELDRTLGITAALDTGIGPVKMRDRGLSGGEFALALAAVQLCGEDHLVGFDRLRADTVGEGLLPAPVPAATTAATLAARFKQVQREGLERASSQVTARALAALPITERARILTGPVTIDLDAKDIEVYSTRKEQVVRSYKGEIAGRVHAAHWAQAGVLFLGSRSRCNTPVQGMHWTSRSARTGRPRGL from the coding sequence GTGCCGAACGGGTCGCTGACGGAGAACGGCGGCCTGGTGCTGGTGGCCGAGCTGGACCGGACGCTGGGGATCACCGCCGCCCTGGACACTGGGATCGGCCCGGTCAAGATGCGTGACCGTGGCCTGTCGGGCGGGGAGTTCGCGCTGGCGTTGGCGGCAGTGCAACTGTGCGGCGAGGACCACTTGGTCGGCTTCGACCGGCTGCGTGCGGACACGGTCGGCGAAGGGCTGCTGCCCGCGCCCGTCCCGGCCGCGACGACGGCCGCCACCTTGGCCGCCCGCTTCAAGCAGGTGCAGCGCGAGGGCCTGGAACGGGCCTCGTCGCAGGTCACCGCCCGTGCGCTGGCCGCACTCCCGATCACCGAACGAGCCCGGATCCTGACCGGGCCGGTGACGATCGACCTGGACGCCAAGGACATCGAGGTCTACTCCACGCGCAAGGAGCAGGTCGTCCGTTCCTACAAGGGCGAGATCGCCGGACGGGTGCACGCCGCGCACTGGGCCCAGGCCGGTGTGCTGTTCTTGGGTTCTAGGAGTCGTTGCAACACCCCAGTTCAGGGGATGCATTGGACTTCGAGATCCGCAAGGACCGGACGGCCCAGGGGCCTGTGA
- a CDS encoding IS5 family transposase produces MDRRAYPSDLSDEQWALIEPMITAWKQDRVARSATGDPGSCDLREIVNAVFYQNRTGCQWRYLPHDLPSWSAVFYYFGLWRQDGLDQRIQELLRCQIRERARRLEDPSLVIIDTQSVRAAAGVPKSTTGLDANKKVSGRKRGLAVDVMGLIIGVVVLAASAHDNAAGTALLDQAAERCGMRLEKALVDQGFKDEVVIHGALLDIDVEVVRRNPADQGKGFVPQPKRWVVEQTNGTLMLHRRLAREYDHRPDTSASRVYWASTANMTRRLTTPAPAWRDTLGLAA; encoded by the coding sequence ATGGACAGACGGGCGTATCCGAGCGACTTATCGGACGAGCAATGGGCGTTGATCGAGCCGATGATCACGGCCTGGAAGCAGGACCGGGTGGCGCGATCGGCGACCGGGGATCCGGGGTCCTGTGATCTGCGGGAGATCGTGAACGCGGTCTTCTACCAGAACCGGACGGGCTGTCAGTGGCGCTACCTGCCCCATGACCTGCCGTCCTGGTCGGCGGTGTTCTACTACTTCGGCCTGTGGCGCCAGGATGGGCTCGACCAGCGGATCCAGGAACTCCTGCGTTGCCAAATCCGGGAGAGGGCCCGCCGATTAGAGGACCCGTCCCTCGTGATCATCGACACCCAGTCCGTCCGCGCGGCCGCCGGTGTTCCGAAGAGCACCACGGGACTGGACGCGAACAAGAAGGTGTCGGGCCGCAAGCGGGGACTGGCCGTCGACGTCATGGGGCTGATCATCGGTGTCGTCGTCCTGGCCGCCTCCGCCCACGACAACGCCGCCGGCACCGCCCTGCTCGACCAGGCCGCCGAACGGTGCGGGATGCGTCTGGAGAAGGCCCTGGTGGACCAGGGCTTCAAGGACGAGGTCGTCATCCACGGTGCACTGCTGGACATCGACGTCGAAGTCGTCCGCCGCAACCCGGCCGACCAGGGCAAGGGCTTCGTCCCGCAGCCGAAACGGTGGGTGGTGGAGCAGACGAACGGCACCTTGATGCTGCATCGACGCCTCGCCCGCGAGTACGACCACCGGCCCGACACCTCCGCCTCACGCGTCTACTGGGCCTCCACCGCGAACATGACCCGCCGCCTCACCACACCAGCCCCGGCCTGGCGCGACACCCTTGGACTGGCCGCGTGA